ACTATTCTTCTAAAATACCCGCCGAGTAAGGTTCTGGAGATTATTACGAATGGGATTTATCTTCAGAGGGGAGGCACGATAATCCCCGGTTCCATCACAGGTACTGACTCCGCAAGTTTTCAAATTCCGGCAGGAGCACCGCTTGGAGCGTATGATGTTGTGACAGTTAATAGTTGGGGTAGTGGTGAACTTCGAGATTCGATAGTCATTCCTCACGCCTTTACCATCACGGCTGCTGCCGGCGTTGACGGGCTTGGGCCAACCAATGGACTCTTGAGCGGGCTTCGTGTCTCGCCGAATCCTGCCCCGGGTAACGTAAAGGTCTCGTTCGGTCTGAATGCCCCAACGCGAGTGCATCTTGTGCTCTCGGACGCATTAGGCCGAACGGTCGCAACGCTCTGCGATCGAACGCTCGGCGCCGGCATGCAAGCATTCGAGTGGTCAACTGCTGCCCTACCCGCGGGAGCTACTTCTACTCGCTGACCAGCGGAGAAGAGTTGTATGGCGGAAGAATCGCTGTACAGCACTGAACTGGCATTATCGAATGAGGTTCAGACGCAAAACAGAAATGGCCGGAGTTACATCCGGCCATTTCTGTTTTGCGGAACACCGGGCAATGATGTTCGTAAATTTGCACTTCTTGGATGATCGATCATCCAACTGTTAACCTCCGAAATACATGCCAACCATTCTCGACCTGCAAGCTCGCGAAATTCTGGACTCGCGTGGCAACCCCACAGTTGAAGTAGACTGCAAATTATCCGATGGTTCATTCGGTCGCTTTGGCGTACCAAGCGGCGCCTCGACTGGCGAGCACGAAGCCGTCGAACTCCGCGATGGTGACAAAAAGCGATACGGTGGAAAGGGGGTTCTGGCTGCAGTCGCGAATGTAAACGGTGCAATCAAGTCGGCACTCGCCGGTAAGGATGCTTCCAACCAGCGCGCAATCGACGAAGTATTAATCGCGTTGGATGGCACACCGAACAAAGCCACGCTCGGTGCGAATGCGATCTTGGGCGCCTCCATGGCCCTGGCAAAAGCATCCGCATTATCTGCAGGACTTCCGCTCTATCGCTATCTCGCGCGATTGGCCGGGACGAAAGAACCGTTCCTTCTTCCGACGCCACAGATGAACATTCTAAATGGTGGAGTCCATGCTGATGGACTGCTCGATTTTCAGGAGTTTATGATCATGCCGGTAAGTCCCAAGACTTTCCGCGAAGCACTTCGGATGGGTGCTGAAGTCTTTCACACCCTTAAGACTGTGCTCAAGAAGCGGGGGCTCAATACCAACGTTGGCGATGAAGGTGGCTTTGCACCGGCATTGACATCCAACCGCGAGACGCTCGAATTAATCGTCCAGGCGATCGAGCAGGCCGGATACAAGCCCGGCAATGATGTGGTACTCGCGCTCGACTCAGCTTCGAGTGAGATGTGGCGCGATGGGTCGTACGAACTATATAAGTCGAAACCCGGAACGATGCTCTCAATCGAAGATATGGTCCAGGAGTACGAATCCCTGACTCGCAACTACCCCATTCGCTCTATTGAAGATGGCATGGCCGAGAATGATTGGAAGGGCTGGAAAATGCAGACCGATGCGATTGGAAAGACCGTGCAACTTGTTGGGGACGATCTATTCGTCACAAACAAATCATTTCTCGAGCGCGGAATCAAAGAAGGCGTGGCCAATGCAATCCTTATCAAGTTGAACCAGATCGGCACGCTGACTGAGACACTCGATACTATCGCATTGGCAAAAAATGCTGGCTATGGCACGGTAATCAGTCACCGTTCCGGTGAAACGGAGGACGCCGCCATTGCCGATTTGGCTGTCGGTACTGGCGCCGGACAAATCAAGACCGGCTCGGCGTCTCGCTCCGAGCGGATGGCGAAATACAATCAACTGCTTCGGATTGAGGAGGAATTGGCTGGCAAGTCCCAATTTCTTGGAGCGCAGGCATTGACACATTCATAAGGATAATTAACGGGTGAGCGCAGCCACCCGTTTAGCTGCGAACAATTTTCTCATACTGCGGTTTTACTTCCGTCGGGATCGGAATTGGATTTGAATTTCCCTATGCTTCGCCCTATTTTTGTCTCCGTTCTATGCTTGTTAGCAGGTATCGCACACGGTCAAACGACCGCTGGCAAGGAATTCTGGTTCGGGTTCATGTATAACGATTCCGGCGTTCGGAACCCGATCGAGCTTTCAGTATATGTTTCTTCACCTACGCATACGAATGGCACCCTTAGAGTTCCGGGTGCCGGCTTCGAGCAGTCTTTCAGCGTAGAACCGGGAGTCGGCACCGTTATTCACGTACCGTCCGGAATCGGAATGGTCCGAACCTCAGAACAGATTGAGCAGCGAGCGATCCATATTGAAAGCGAGTCAATCGTTGCATGCTTCGCGCTGAATTACAGCGCGCAAACAGCGGATGCCAGCGTTATCTTGCCTGCAAAGGCGCTCGGCCGCGAGTATCGGGTGATGGCCTACACGCCGGCGGGCTATCCGAGTGAGTGCATGGTGGTCGCAACAATGGATTCAACGCAAATCGAAATCACTCCAACCGCTCCTACCCTCGCCGGACACAAAGCGGATCTTCCCTTTACCATCATACTTTCACGTGGCGAGGAGTATCAGGTTCAGTCCAATGGCGACTTAACAGGCACGCGGATTATCGCATCCCGACCGGTTGCGGTCTTCGGCGGCTCGTCCTGCGCATCGATCCCGCCCGGCACGGATTTCTCCGATCATCTTTACGAACAAATGTATCCGCTCTCGGCGTGGGGTAAGAATTTCATCACGATCCCGCTAAAAACGCGTAAGGGGGACACATACCGAATCCTTGCTTCTGAGGACTCCACCCGCGTGGGAATTGGGAAGACTTTTCAGATGCTGAATGCGGGCAAGTTCTATGAGTGCGTTCTTCGCGAACCTACAAGTATTCGCGCATCGAAATCGATTGCAGTTGCGCAATATAGCAATAGCACTGAGTACGATCATGTAGAAGATGCCGATCCGTTTATGATTCTTCTCAGCCCCAACGAGCAAATGCAGACCGGGGTCACGTTCAATGCGTTTGCATCGAAAGTAATCACGGCGTATTACCTGAACGTGCTCGTCCCGGCTAGCGGCCGCAGTGTACTCCGCTTGGATGGCAGGCCAGTCGTGCTGAATCGGGTCACAATAGACCCAAATTATTATTACGGGCAACTTGACATTAGTGCTGGCGATCATACCCTTGGCTGCGACAATGGCTTCGTCGCATACGTCTATGGTTACGGTCATGCAGAGTCGTATGGATATTCCGCCGGCGCATCCATCAAGGCAATCGAACATTATGCCATGGTGCGTGGTCGTGCGCTTGACAAGAAGACCCAGAAGCCGATTGCCGCAAAGATCGTCTACGATGTTTTGCCCGAAGGGCGTCCCGCCGGTGTCGTCAATACCGATCCCACCACCGGCGCATATAACGCAATTCTCTCCTCTGGCGCGCAGTATGGCATTCGCGCAGAGGCGCCGGGTTACTACGCGATCAGCGATAATCTGGACGCTCGGGATACCACGGACGATTTGCAGGTAACCCGTGATCTCGAACTGGCGCCGATCGAAGTTGGTCAGGTCGTTCGTCTCAACAACGTCTTTTTCGATCTCAATGAAGCAATCTTACGGCCTGAGTCATTTCCAGAACTCGATCGGGTCGTCAAACTCTTGAAGGAGAATCCGGATCTCGCGATTGCAGTCGGTGGACACACGGATAATACCGGTCTTGAGGATAAGAATATGCAACTTTCAATAGACCGCGCTGCTGCCGTCTGCGCCTATATCACGCACGCAGGCATCACGGAGACTCGGGTATCGGCCAAGGGATTTGGCGACACCAAACCGATCGGATCGAACGATACCGACGATGGTCGTCGACAAAATCGCCGTGTGGAATTTGCAATCGTGAAATAGTACAATTAGTCCATGCTTGGGGGAATTCCATGCTTTGTGAGAAATGTTGCAGCAGTCAACGTTATTTCTCGTAACTGGCCGCCCTTTCGACTTACACACGCGAATCATTGACGCATTCTCCCAATCCAACCAGTGCTGAACTCCGCGAGGCTCTGCATAAATGTGAAGGGCGCTATTTGACGGATGCGGAAGGGGCTATTGCGGAAGTGCACAAAGTGCTTTCGTGTGCCCGGTCTTCCGGGGATTCTGCACTGATTGCCATGTGTCTGATGGAGCTTGGCCGTGCCCATCGTCAGCAGCCCGATCTGTTGAAAGCCGGAGATTATTTTCGAGAAGCACTTGGCATGTTCACCTCGCTTGGAGATGGTCAGGGTATCCCACTGGCCCTTCAGGGACTTGGAACTGTCCACAGCGCATCCGGAAACTTGCCGGAAGCCGTTCGCTGCTTCAATGGCGCACTCCCACTTGCGCAGTCCAATCAGGATTGGTACACCGTGCAACGCATTTTCAATAGCTGGGGTATAGTCTCCATCCGATCGGGCGATTATGCCGGTGCCATGCATACGTTTGGGGAATGTCTTGCTTCACTGGCTGATCATCCAGATGAATATCTCGAATCTAGCGTACTTGCCAATATCGGCGCGATTTTCGAGCGCAGCGAAGAATACGAAACTGCCGCCGAGCATTTTGAGCGCTCACTGGCGATTGCCAGACGACTCCAGGACGATCGGCAGGTCACATCCACTTTGGTATTCCTCGCCAATACGCGGCTGCATGAGAATCGACTCGAGGAGGCACGGATTTGCATTGAAGAGGCGCTGCAACTGAGCACGAAGCACAATCTTCAGGACCTGAAATCACAGATACTCATCAGCCTTGCTGAACTCACATTGTTGGGAAGCACTCCGGGTGATGCCCTTCGCTACCTCACAGAGGCACGCGAACTCGTTGAAGCGACACCAAATAAGATCCACCTGCAAAAAGTGGAGCACGCTATTGGAGCCACGTATTTACAATTGGGCGATTTGGAGAAGGCCGAAATTGCGCTCGGCCGCGCACTTGAACTTGCCGAGCGGGTGGCAAGTCCGCAATTGTTATATGAGACCAATCTCCTGTATTCGGAGATTGCGACAAAACAGCTCGATTATAAGCGGGCCAATGAATATCTGCACGCCGCGTTGAAGCAACATGAGCTTTTGCACAGTGAGACCAACCGCCAAGCAGTCCGAGCGCTGGAAGTGCGCATGGCGCTGAACACTTACCGACGCAGGCGTGACGCACGCAATCAGGAGACGAACGAGTTGACTGCGGCGGTAGCAGAGACTCAAACAGAATCTTCTCAAGCCCAATGAAACGCGCTGCTCGAATCGGAGTGACTGGAAAGCTTGGCAGTGGCAAGTCCACGCTCATGCAACAACTCGCCGCGAATGGGATTCATGTGTTGAATACCGACCAG
The DNA window shown above is from Bacteroidota bacterium and carries:
- the eno gene encoding phosphopyruvate hydratase, whose protein sequence is MPTILDLQAREILDSRGNPTVEVDCKLSDGSFGRFGVPSGASTGEHEAVELRDGDKKRYGGKGVLAAVANVNGAIKSALAGKDASNQRAIDEVLIALDGTPNKATLGANAILGASMALAKASALSAGLPLYRYLARLAGTKEPFLLPTPQMNILNGGVHADGLLDFQEFMIMPVSPKTFREALRMGAEVFHTLKTVLKKRGLNTNVGDEGGFAPALTSNRETLELIVQAIEQAGYKPGNDVVLALDSASSEMWRDGSYELYKSKPGTMLSIEDMVQEYESLTRNYPIRSIEDGMAENDWKGWKMQTDAIGKTVQLVGDDLFVTNKSFLERGIKEGVANAILIKLNQIGTLTETLDTIALAKNAGYGTVISHRSGETEDAAIADLAVGTGAGQIKTGSASRSERMAKYNQLLRIEEELAGKSQFLGAQALTHS
- a CDS encoding OmpA family protein; protein product: MLRPIFVSVLCLLAGIAHGQTTAGKEFWFGFMYNDSGVRNPIELSVYVSSPTHTNGTLRVPGAGFEQSFSVEPGVGTVIHVPSGIGMVRTSEQIEQRAIHIESESIVACFALNYSAQTADASVILPAKALGREYRVMAYTPAGYPSECMVVATMDSTQIEITPTAPTLAGHKADLPFTIILSRGEEYQVQSNGDLTGTRIIASRPVAVFGGSSCASIPPGTDFSDHLYEQMYPLSAWGKNFITIPLKTRKGDTYRILASEDSTRVGIGKTFQMLNAGKFYECVLREPTSIRASKSIAVAQYSNSTEYDHVEDADPFMILLSPNEQMQTGVTFNAFASKVITAYYLNVLVPASGRSVLRLDGRPVVLNRVTIDPNYYYGQLDISAGDHTLGCDNGFVAYVYGYGHAESYGYSAGASIKAIEHYAMVRGRALDKKTQKPIAAKIVYDVLPEGRPAGVVNTDPTTGAYNAILSSGAQYGIRAEAPGYYAISDNLDARDTTDDLQVTRDLELAPIEVGQVVRLNNVFFDLNEAILRPESFPELDRVVKLLKENPDLAIAVGGHTDNTGLEDKNMQLSIDRAAAVCAYITHAGITETRVSAKGFGDTKPIGSNDTDDGRRQNRRVEFAIVK
- a CDS encoding tetratricopeptide repeat protein: MTHSPNPTSAELREALHKCEGRYLTDAEGAIAEVHKVLSCARSSGDSALIAMCLMELGRAHRQQPDLLKAGDYFREALGMFTSLGDGQGIPLALQGLGTVHSASGNLPEAVRCFNGALPLAQSNQDWYTVQRIFNSWGIVSIRSGDYAGAMHTFGECLASLADHPDEYLESSVLANIGAIFERSEEYETAAEHFERSLAIARRLQDDRQVTSTLVFLANTRLHENRLEEARICIEEALQLSTKHNLQDLKSQILISLAELTLLGSTPGDALRYLTEARELVEATPNKIHLQKVEHAIGATYLQLGDLEKAEIALGRALELAERVASPQLLYETNLLYSEIATKQLDYKRANEYLHAALKQHELLHSETNRQAVRALEVRMALNTYRRRRDARNQETNELTAAVAETQTESSQAQ